In Indicator indicator isolate 239-I01 unplaced genomic scaffold, UM_Iind_1.1 iindUn_scaffold_287, whole genome shotgun sequence, the sequence gggggcggggggagggaggtgggggcgGGGTGCACAATGGTGCCCagcaccccacccccacctctgTCCCCTGCTCCTTCTCGCGTGttgtgtgtccccccccctcccagagATCGATGAGGATCGGctgcccaaccccctgctgaaGGTAGGTGCTGCCGCTAGGGGGGACTACAGGGgagccctcccctcccttccccccccccccaagatcTCTGGGgtgccccccagcaccccctgctcacccccctcccctcccagtcAGGCCTGGCCATGTCCCccaggcagaggaagaaggTTTCTCGCACCACCCCCACCATGAAAGGTActtggaggagggggggggggggggagagggcgGGATTGAGGCGGGGACAGTGGGGGATGGGCGTGGGGACACCACAGGTGACCACCCCCCCCCCTACGCTGGCCTCGGACCTCCTTGGCCATGCCCATCttgaggaggggggggaggggagggggcacccaggAGGTGCAAGCTTGGTAGATGCCACCCaaagtgggggggaggggaggagaagggggggggggggcgaggGGAGGGGCCAGGAGGCTTCcaagcttgcccagcagcagcattttgggATTCTccccgccccccacccccctccccctggTGTCACCGGGAGCGTGGGGACAGTCCCCGCGTGTCCCCATCATGCCCCCCCCGGCAGAGCTGCAGATGATGGTGGAGCATCACCTCTGCAAGCAGGCACAGggcgaggaggaggaagaagaggaagaggaggaggaggaggaggaggagaaggagaaagccCCCGGGAGCCGGGAGCGTGGCCGCGGCCACTGCCACCGCGGGGACAcggagcacagccacagccctggcGGCTCCTGCCCGCTGGCCACGCACGAAGGTGGCCCCGGCCCTGGTGACAGTGAGTTGTGGCTTGTCCCCAAGGCGGGGGagcggggaggggggaggggagggcttCAATCGCGGGcggagggaggggggagcctGGCCTCAGCCCCTGCCCCGCCGCACCCGCAGGGACCCCCGGGGACGGGCGGCGGAGCCGGGACCGGGAGGGGAGCCACAGAGCAGCGCCGGTGGGCACTGGCcagggtgctgccagcagccagtaGGTAggtgctgggggcactgggagggcactgggaacCCCTGAGGAGGATTCTGGGGCACTGGGGGGGCACTGGGACCCCCTGAGAGGGATTCTGGGGCACTGGGGGGGGCATTGGGACCCCCTGAGAGGGATTCTGGG encodes:
- the PPP1R1A gene encoding protein phosphatase 1 regulatory subunit 1A, whose product is MEPNSPRKIQFTVPLLEPHLDPEAAEQIRRRRPTPANLVLSSDQSSPEIDEDRLPNPLLKSGLAMSPRQRKKVSRTTPTMKELQMMVEHHLCKQAQGEEEEEEEEEEEEEEEKEKAPGSRERGRGHCHRGDTEHSHSPGGSCPLATHEGGPGPGDSE